The proteins below are encoded in one region of Fulvia fulva chromosome 9, complete sequence:
- a CDS encoding Cleavage and polyadenylation specificity factor subunit 2, producing the protein MFNFTPLLGAQSDSPASQSLLELDGGVKILVDVGWDETFDAETLHAIEQHVSTLSIILLTHPTLDHIGAYAHCCKHIAGFSRVPVYATTPVVNLGRTLLADLYTSAPLTTSIIPTSAISSSPIAVDPSTAPSLLYQHPTPDDIAAYCNAIHPLKYSQPHQPIGVATGPGLGNLVITAYSAGHTPGGTIWHIQHGLESIVYAADWNQGRENLLSGAAWLGTSSDVIEPLRRPTALVCSSKGVQKTGSLPRTKRDELLFSLIRETVAQGGKVLIPTDSSARVLELAFILNHTWRENITGPHADTYRHARIFMASKSSTSTMRQLHGMLEWMDDAIIRDAEAAMGPGGDDKKVPNLLDWKFVKQIERKSQLDKVLQRQNPCIILASDASLEWGLSQHALKALAGDARNLVILTENLTSSNPRTASIAKSLAELYRENADQPSKSSVAKVVSADGHSVLLREPSASALTEDDNTLYQQYQARQRQLHSNLQGDNTANDTATTEIAQEEAEESSDEEDEEEEEEDPDRQGRALNLTAQINQGNKRKAGVSEAELGINVLLRSKNVYDYDVRHKRGREKMFPFVSHRNKDDEYGDLIKPEDYLRAEERDDTGNEDTRDGLKPEASELGQKRKWNDVADAKAATGRGRKDRKQEQNKKQKTEPDDIDAIIAKATGESGSGQNTVNGAPEDEDDSESDYEPDEGDSDEPKKVIFNNQTISLHIRIGHIDFTGMHEKRDLQNIIPRVRPRKLILISGDVSETQFLADWCRQSLGSEAGESASEVFAPIIGETVDASVDTNAWTLKLSRQLVKKLTWQNVKGLGIVTLTGSLVAERVEEAEDAEDENVKKKLKLIKGEDTEDLTMKDETAQVMPVLDLVKAPAGATQTRGAQPVHVGDLRIAEFRRMLTESGHVAEFRGQGSKPNPIFTMPAYPFMPMYGAPMPGAWAPPYPGNPYGPVFAAPPAKSAEAPSTAPPKPPPVPSTVHPSVAKLRSVKCGESSPGGNRVITIEEWQKFCNAADDRAKQEQAKAAKSVNTADFGSDFAAFIEWNRLRKEAKVAATKPASTKTKSEKSAAHSHNSYAPPTIRPGVNYLFPEKTQHTMLHVFAKTSKLWEDKYKGTVQKFKIFKASTNFPVAEIMERVRGGKEKCEGWAVTEVVEAGSGGWKKGTTIAYGDEKAKGSLESMGWDQTRGCEGRPPVWLVVHKA; encoded by the exons ATGTTCAACTTCACGCCGCTGCTGGGCGCGCAGTCCGACTCTCCCGCATCGCAATCGCTACTCGAGCTCGATGGAGGCGTGAAGATACTGGTGGACGTGGGCTGGGACGAGACGTTCGATGCAGAGACGCTCCACGCGATAGAGCAGCACGTGTCTACTCTATCCATCATCCTCTTGACACACCCGACTCTCGACCACATTGGTGCCTACGCGCATTGCTGCAAGCACATCGCCGGCTTCAGCAGAGTGCCCGTCTATGCCACCACCCCAGTAGTCAATCTGGGCCGAACGCTCCTCGCCGATCTCTACACCTCAGCACCGCTCACGACATCCATCATACCGACCTCGGCCATCTCGTCGTCCCCCATCGCAGTCGACCCCAGCACCGCGCCGAGCCTCCTGTATCAACACCCGACACCGGACGACATCGCCGCATACTGCAATGCCATACATCCGTTGAAGTACAGTCAACCGCATCAGCCGATAGGTGTAGCCACCGGGCCAGGTCTGGGGAACTTGGTCATCACAGCATACAGCGCTGGACACACGCCAGGTGGGACAATATGGCACATACAACATGGCTTGGAGAGCATTGTCTATGCCGCGGATTGGAATCAGGGTCGCGAGAACTTGCTGTCAGGAGCAGCATGGCTAGGCACGTCAAGCGACGTCATCGAGCCTCTGCGACGACCCACAGCGTTGGTGTGTAGCTCCAAGGGTGTACAGAAGACGGGCAGTTTACCACGCACGAAAAGAGATGAGCTGTTGTTCAGTCTTATCAGGGAGACAGTAGCTCAAGGCGGCAAGGTTCTGATACCCACCGACTCATCCGCAAGAGTGCTGGAGCTGGCTTTCATCCTCAACCACACATGGCGGGAGAACATCACCGGACCTCATGCAGACACATATCGCCATGCCAGGATCTTCATGGCCAGCAAGTCAAGTACCAGCACGATGCGCCAACTCCACGGCATGCTGGAATGGATGGACGACGCCATCATTCGTGATGCAGAGGCAGCAATGGGTCCAGGAGGCGATGACAAGAAGGTGCCCAATCTCCTGGATTGGAAGTTCGTCAAGCAGATAGAGCGCAAGAGTCAATTGGATAAGGTGCTCCAAAGGCAGAATCCGTGTATCATCCTGGCAAGTGACGCATCGCTGGAGTGGGGACTCTCACAGCACGCCTTGAAGGCTCTGGCTGGTGATGCGCGCAATCTTGTCATCTTGACCGAGAACCTCACAAGCAGTAATCCCCGTACTGCAAGCATTGCTAAGAGCTTGGCTGAATTGTACCGGGAAAACGCAGATCAGCCATCGAAGAGCAGTGTTGCAAAGGTCGTAAGTGCGGACGGGCACTCGGTGCTGCTTCGAGAGCCATCGGCTTCCGCCCTCACCGAGGACGACAATACACTATACCAGCAGTATCAAGCAAGACAGCGGCAACTTCACAGCAACCTGCAAGGTGACAACACTGCGAACGACACTGCTACCACAGAGATTGCACAGGAAGAAGCCGAGGAGTCTTCGGACGAAGAAgacgaagaagaagaagaagaagatcCAGACCGCCAAGGTCGTGCCTTGAACTTGACCGCGCAGATCAATCAAGGCAACAAGCGGAAAGCGGGTGTTTCTGAGGCAGAGCTTGGCATCAACGTGCTGCTACGAAGTAAGAATGTATACGACTACGACGTGCGGCACAAGCGTGGCCGAGAGAAGATGTTTCCCTTCGTCAGTCATCGGAACAAGGACGATGAGTATGGTGACCTGATCAAGCCAGAGGACTACCTTCGTGCGGAGGAACGAGATGACACCGGCAATGAAGACACGCGTGATGGGTTGAAGCCTGAAGCATCGGAGTTGGGCcagaagaggaagtggaACGATGTAGCAGACGCTAAAGCCGCGACTGGCAGAGGACGAAAGGACCGCAAGCAAGAACAGAACAAGAAGCAGAAAACCGAGCCTGACGATATCGATGCCATTATAGCGAAAGCGACCGGCGAGTCTGGTTCTGGACAAAATACTGTGAATGGAGCGCCGGAGGATGAGGACGACAGCGAGAGCGACTACGAGCCTGACGAAGGTGACTCTGACGAGCCGAAGAAGGTCATCTTCAACAACCAAACCATATCATTGCACATACGGATAGGCCACATCGACTTCACCGGTATGCACGAAAAACGAGATCTGCAGAACATTATTCCGCGAGTACGGCCTCGGAAGCTGATCCTGATCTCTGGCGATGTATCGGAGACGCAATTTCTGGCAGACTGGTGTCGGCAGTCGCTCGGCAGTGAAGCTGGCGAGTCAGCTTCGGAGGTTTTCGCACCCATCATAGGAGAAACGGTCGATGCTAGCGTGGACACGAACGCCTGGACTCTGAAGCTAAGCCGACAGCTGGTCAAGAAGCTGACATGGCAGAATGTGAAGGGCTTGGGTATCGTCACGCTCACCGGCAGTCTCGTGGCCGAGCGTGTCGAGGAAGCGGAAGATGCTGAAGACGAGAACGTCAAGAAGAAGCTCAAGCTCATCAAAGGCGAGGACACAGAAGACCTAACCATGAAGGACGAGACGGCGCAAGTCATGCCCGTGCTCGACCTGGTCAAAGCCCCAGCGGGCGCGACCCAAACGCGTGGCGCACAGCCCGTCCACGTTGGCGATTTGCGCATAGCAGAATTCCGGCGCATGTTGACGGAATCTGGCCATGTGGCAGAGTTTCGCGGCCAAG GTTCGAAGCCTAACCCCATCTTCACAATGCCAGCCTACCCGTTCATGCCAATGTACGGCGCTCCCATGCCTGGAGCCTGGGCACCACCCTACCCAGGCAATCCATACGGCCCCGTCTTCGCTGCCCCACCGGCGAAATCTGCCGAAGCACCTAGCACGGCACCGCCGAAGCCTCCGCCAGTTCCATCCACCGTGCACCCATCAGTCGCCAAGCTCCGCTCCGTCAAGTGCGGCGAAAGCAGTCCCGGCGGAAACCGCGTCATCACCATCGAAGAATGGCAGAAATTCTGCAATGCCGCCGATGACCGTGCAAAGCAAGAGCAAGCGAAAGCAGCCAAGTCCGTCAACACCGCAGATTTCGGGAGCGATTTCGCTGCGTTCATCGAGTGGAACCGTCTTCGCAAGGAAGCGAAAGTCGCTGCCACCAAGCCAGCCTCCACGAAGACGAAGAGCGAGAAGAGCGCCGCTCACTCCCATAATTCGTACGCTCCACCAACGATCCGCCCGGGCGTGAATTACCTCTTCCCCGAGAAGACACAGCACACCATGCTGCACGTCTTCGCCAAGACTTCGAAGCTGTGGGAGGATAAGTACAAGGGCACTGTGCAGAAGTTTAAAATTTTCAAAGCTAGCACGAATTTTCCGGTGGCGGAGATTATGGAGAGGgttaggggcgggaaggagaaGTGTGAGGGGTGGGCGGTTACGGAGGTTGTGGAGGCGGGGAGTGGCGGGTGGAAGAAG GGTACGACGATTGCGTATGGGGATGAGAAGGCGAAGGGGAGTTTGGAGAGTATGGGGTGGGATCAGACGAGGGGGTGTGAGGGACGGCCGCCGGTTTGGTTGGTTGTGCATAAGGCCTGA
- a CDS encoding Cleavage stimulating factor 64: MANREKGGRVVFIGNIPYGVSEEMIMEIFSSCGKVVNFRLVYDKETGQPKGFGFLEYSDTDSAQSAIRNLNEYELNGRTLRVDFSNDNRATKNEAQNNNQGNRAPPPAHFDAAPPAARPDSAALPPLPQGVQLPPGVTAFDAISKTLAQHPTPDLLDFISQMKGICASNPTQATALLASSPQLGYAVFQAMLLLNLVDANIVQSLVPHQAPAPAPAPAPQPPIPQPPVPQQLPQHPPGYPPQHPPGYPPQVPAGYPPQPPSGYPAPQPQFGAPTYAPTPPVPQPAYQPPPQQQAAPPAGAPNQQELVNQVLRLTREQIYAMPEDAQRQILALRQSYGVPI, from the exons ATGGCGAACCGCGAGAAGGGAGGCCGCGTGGTCTTCATCGGCAACATCCCGTATGGAGTCAGCGAAGAGATGATCATGGAGATCTTCTCGTCGTGCGGCAAGGTCGTGAACTTCAGGCTGgtctacgacaaggagacGGGACAACCAAAGGGCTTTGGCTTCTTGGAATACTCGGACACCGACAGCGCGCAGTCAGCGATCAGGAACCTGAACGAGTACGAGCTGAATGGACGGACCCTACGAGTCGACTTCAGCAACGACAACCGCGCAACCAAGAACGAAGCCCAGAACAACAACCAGGGCAATCGAGCGCCACCGCCTGCTCACTTCGATGCCGCGCCCCCAGCTGCCAGACCGGACTCGGCCGCACTACCACCGCTTCCACAGGGAGTCCAGCTTCCGCCAGGCGTGACCGCGTTTGATGCGATCAGTAAG ACACTCGCACAACACCCGACTCCCGACTTGCTCGACTTCATCAGCCAGATGAAGGGCATCTGTGCTAGCAACCCTACACAAGCCACCGCTCTGCTGGCGTCATCCCCTCAGCTCGGCTACGCCGTCTTCCAGGCAATGCTCCTGCTCAATCTCGTCGATGCAAACATCGTGCAATCCCTCGTCCCACACCAAGCGCCCGCGCCCGCGCCCGCGCCAGCTCCACAACCTCCCATTCCACAACCTCCAGTTCCGCAACAACTTCCCCAGCACCCGCCCGGTTACCCTCCCCAACATCCTCCAGGCTACCCTCCGCAAGTGCCTGCTGGCTATCCTCCACAACCACCTTCCGGCTATCCGGCTCCGCAACCTCAATTCGGTGCCCCGACGTATGCCCCCACACCACCAGTGCCACAACCTGCGTACCAGCCACCGCCGCAACAGCAAGCCGCACCTCCGGCTGGGGCTCCTAATCAGCAAGAGTTGGTGAATCAAGTCCTGCGCTTGACGAGGGAGCAGATCTACGCAATGCCAGAGGATGCGCAACGACAGATCCTTGCTCTCAGACAGTCGTATGGTGTGCCGATCTAG
- a CDS encoding Complex I intermediate-associated protein 84, mitochondrial codes for MPSHLTRHIFRRILANEPILHGECIRQRACSTASPSLRLSRRQNAAHGPAQQQRTFLNFNMFGKKKRDVKEADLDPGIEVMMHYTKMERMRARLPPVEEVAEALRAFFKSKTDRNQPIEDTQAQLAVQSFRYYLNGRSTDDDPDSLSGRGLVNQKLMKDATRALRRTLKATPSHVALGKELYHAYAHALPLSNHHMARKTLGAYVHVLSQAGNVQSALDVLVQYENRIASRNTSNQENEYDEDEEEAVHTRGATPTSTTSTDLAIARAWRTLLRGVADVGDEDQLIRTLDMLRSRGYAEHSGIPFSMLQFYVRTDDTEAVKYWFEQCWQAKNRPTTAGDISYLAYTLRCTLGYYLDRQKLEYGHQIVRQVMAENPPKPVWDAIFVWAAGTGKGADEIGRMFTVMESSNEGIVEQDQWRLPDITTINGLVEFATSRNDPYLAERFIALGKERGIQPDATTYVLQMKYRLKVNDVDGALIAYKNLQSMDLSTNEDVPAVNQLVVALCSSKRHDFDTIMNVVADLADRRARFEPLTVSTLSLLHLSRDEVHDVIDLLNTHSYRFSSTEREAIRTKIVDYCLDKATPVSRSWDGYTILRSIFDEMPRTQRTELMVSFFERQRPDMAANVFQGMRTHSRPDTIPTVDTYVAAFLGSAKLRDLESLEIIHNQLKLDFNIDTTTYLYNALIIGYTACGKPRRALDFWEDIVASKEGPTYNSIHIALRACEKAPFGDLKAQEMWAKLKRQNVELDQSLWASYVAALAGNGDNELAITTIEKADQNNEVEVDAFLLGSLFGGSSGQDPQAEIESWAKEKYPHVWAELEKVPMDTREDGMRYFRIDRSVTP; via the coding sequence ATGCCATCCCACCTCACTCGCCACATTTTTCGCCGAATCCTGGCCAACGAGCCCATCCTGCATGGAGAATGCATTCGACAGCGAGCATGCAGCACTGCGAGTCCATCGCTGCGTCTGTCCAGGAGACAAAATGCAGCACATGGACCCGCGCAACAGCAACGAACGTTCCTCAACTTCAACATGTTTGGGAAGAAGAAGCGGGATGTGAAAGAGGCAGATTTGGATCCGGGCATTGAAGTCATGATGCATTATACCAAGATGGAGAGGATGAGGGCGCGTCTGCCGCCCGTAGAAGAAGTAGCGGAGGCATTGAGAGCCTTCTTCAAATCCAAGACCGATCGGAACCAACCCATTGAGGACACACAGGCTCAGCTCGCTGTTCAGAGCTTTCGATACTATCTCAATGGTCGGTCCACTGATGATGACCCGGATAGCCTGTCTGGGAGAGGACTCGTGAATCAGAAACTCATGAAGGATGCTACGAGGGCCTTGCGGCGTACTCTGAAGGCAACTCCCAGTCATGTTGCTCTGGGCAAGGAGCTCTACCATGCATATGCTCACGCGCTCCCGCTTTCGAATCATCACATGGCTCGAAAAACGCTCGGAGCATACGTTCACGTACTCAGCCAAGCCGGTAATGTCCAAAGTGCGCTGGACGTACTTGTGCAGTATGAAAACCGCATAGCATCGAGGAATACTAGCAACCAAGAGAATGAGTATGATGAGGATGAGGAGGAAGCAGTTCATACACGCGGGGCAACGCCGACGAGCACTACGTCAACAGACCTAGCTATAGCTAGAGCATGGCGTACTCTACTTCGGGGCGTTGCTGATGTGGGCGACGAGGACCAGCTAATTCGAACATTGGATATGCTACGCTCTCGTGGTTATGCTGAACACAGCGGGATACCGTTCTCAATGCTCCAATTCTACGTGCGCACTGATGACACGGAGGCTGTAAAATACTGGTTCGAGCAATGCTGGCAAGCCAAGAACAGACCCACGACCGCAGGCGATATTTCGTATCTCGCGTATACTCTGCGATGCACTCTTGGCTATTACCTGGATCGCCAGAAGCTCGAGTATGGCCATCAGATTGTCAGGCAGGTGATGGCGGAGAATCCTCCAAAGCCAGTGTGGGATGCCATATTCGTCTGGGCAGCTGGCACAGGGAAGGGTGCCGATGAGATTGGGCGCATGTTTACGGTGATGGAGTCCTCGAACGAGGGTATCGTTGAGCAAGATCAATGGAGGCTGCCTGACATCACTACCATCAACGGCTTGGTGGAGTTTGCCACCTCGAGGAATGACCCATACCTTGCCGAACGCTTTATTGCACTGGGCAAGGAACGCGGCATTCAGCCAGATGCCACCACCTACGTCCTGCAAATGAAGTACAGGTTGAAAGTTAATGATGTTGATGGCGCGCTCATTGCCTACAAAAATCTGCAATCCATGGATCTGTCTACGAACGAAGATGTTCCGGCCGTGAATCAGCTCGTGGTAGCTCTTTGCAGCAGCAAGCGACACGACTTCGACACCATCATGAACGTCGTCGCTGACCTGGCGGACCGGAGAGCTCGATTCGAACCCCTGACGGTATCGACGTTGAGCTTGTTACACCTCAGTCGAGACGAAGTGCACGATGTCATCGACTTGCTCAATACACACTCATACCGATTCTCTTCGACTGAAAGAGAAGCTATTCGAACCAAGATAGTCGACTATTGCCTCGACAAGGCAACACCTGTCTCAAGGTCCTGGGACGGATATACCATCCTTCGCAGCATCTTTGACGAAATGCCACGAACTCAGCGCACCGAACTCATGGTGTCCTTCTTCGAACGTCAACGACCGGACATGGCAGCCAATGTCTTCCAGGGTATGCGGACACATTCTCGCCCCGACACTATTCCAACCGTGGACACCTATGTTGCGGCGTTCCTTGGTTCGGCCAAACTTCGAGATCTGGAAAGCTTGGAGATAATTCACAACCAGCTCAAGCTTGATTTCAACATAGACACCACCACGTACCTCTATAATGCTTTGATCATTGGCTACACCGCTTGCGGTAAGCCTAGACGAGCACTCGACTTTTGGGAAGACATCGTCGCCAGCAAGGAAGGTCCGACATACAACAGTATACATATCGCACTGCGAGCATGTGAGAAGGCTCCATTCGGAGATTTGAAAGCGCAAGAAATGTGGGCAAAGCTCAAGAGGCAGAATGTGGAGCTTGACCAAAGCTTGTGGGCCAGCTATGTTGCAGCGCTAGCTGGAAACGGCGATAACGAACTGGCCATCACGACCATCGAGAAGGCAGATCAGAACAACGAGGTCGAGGTCGATGCTTTCCTTCTCGGTAGCCTCTTCGGTGGATCTTCCGGCCAAGACCCTCAAGCTGAGATCGAGTCGTGGGCAAAGGAGAAGTATCCTCATGTGTGGGCTGAGCTTGAGAAGGTGCCAATGGATACTAGGGAAGATGGGATGAGGTACTTTAGGATTGATCGCAGTGTCACGCCTTGA
- a CDS encoding Peptidoglycan deacetylase, with protein sequence MGKKRVQACISVDIDAVAGWLGSYGGEDSTSDISRGLFAGTIGVRRLLKMFEKYNITTTWFIPGHSLETFPEECRMIVDAGHEIGLHGYSHENPQEMTLEQQTAIMDKCYKLITDFQNGKPPRGIVAPWWESSQEGAELMLKYGLEYDHSFSHHDCQCYWLRTGDEWAKIDFKQHPETWMKPLTGGPMTGLVEIPASWYLDDLPPMMFIKKAPNSHGWVNPRDVEELWMDQFNYFYREYDDFVFPVTVHPDVCGHPHGLLMLERIIEKINKHEGVEWVTMEQICDDFKSKSTAPTGALMPAAPGAILNDPNLQLQKQQ encoded by the exons ATGGGCAAGAAAA GAGTACAAGCATGCATCTCAGTCGACATCGACGCCGTAGCTGGCTGGCTGGGATCGTATGGAGGTGAAGACTCCACGTCCGACATCAGCCGCGGGCTCTTCGCCGGTACCATTGGAGTTCGGAGACTACTCAAGATGTTCGAAAAGTACAACATCACGACCACATGGTTCATTCCCGGCCACAGTCTCGAGACCTTCCCCGAAGAATGTCGGATGATCGTCGACGCCGGCCATGAGATTGGCCTTCATGGGTACTCGCACGAGAATCCTCAGGAGATGACATTGGAGCAACAGACTGCTATCATGGACAAGTGCTATAAGCTCATCACGGACTTCCAGAATGGCAAGCCGCCAAGAGGGATCGTTGCGCCTTGGTGGGAGTCTTCTCAGGAGGGGGCGGAGTTGATGTTGAAGTATGGCCTGGAGTATGATCATTCTTTCTCGCATCATGACTGCCAGTGTTACTGGCTACGAACTGGCGATGAGTGGGCGAAGATCGACTTCAAGCAGCATCCGGAAACTTGGATGAAGCCATTGACTGGCGGACCTATGACTG GCTTGGTCGAGATCCCGGCTTCTTGGTATTTGGACGATCTACCGCCGATGATGTTCATCAAGAAGGCTCCCAATAGTCATGGGTGGGTCAATCCTAGAGACGTTGAGGAGCTGTGGATGGACCAGTTCAATTACTTTTACCGGGAGTATGACGACTTCGTGTTTCCAGTCACTGTGCATCCAGATGTGTGTGGCCACCCACATGGTCTGTTGATGTTGGAGAG GATCATCGAGAAGATCAACAAGCACGAAGGCGTGGAATGGGTAACCATGGAACAGATATGCGACGACTTTAAATCAAAGTCCACAGCACCAACAGGCGCCCTTATGCCTGCAGCACCGGGAGCCATCCTCAACGATCCAAACTTGCAATTGCAGAAGCAGCAATAG
- a CDS encoding SET domain-containing protein 5 — protein MSFNLDGRPYTLQSIPGKGKGLLASRKIVPGELIINEPALFTTESLQNAETIEKDLGTIVKALPKEGQRAFLSLHNNFPGSNPFSNIIRSNGYPLGPSSDIGGIFPETARINHSCRPNAQHAWNEKLAGMMVHAVREIKEGEELTLSYIVGGPSEERKSNLKNFFNFDCHCELCDLPTDERAKSDERLGKAQQLDEAIGDAKVVRQTPERALEGCHALLQIYQEEQIHDLRLPRLYYDAFQICAMHGDRARAAVFARRARETRIICEGVESTEAERLDVLAQDPTKYENAGVTSKWKSRLSDVPDGTGVLESWLWRQKV, from the coding sequence ATGTCTTTCAACCTTGATGGCCGGCCATATACTCTCCAAAGCATCCCCGGGAAAGGGAAAGGTCTGCTTGCGAGCCGGAAGATAGTGCCCGGGGAGCTCATCATCAACGAGCCTGCTCTGTTTACCACAGAGAGTCTACAGAACGCCGAGACGATAGAGAAAGATCTAGGAACCATCGTTAAAGCACTACCCAAGGAAGGCCAGCGAGCCTTCTTGTCTCTGCACAACAACTTCCCAGGCTCGAATCCTTTCAGCAACATTATCAGATCGAATGGATATCCTCTCGGCCCAAGCAGTGATATCGGGGGCATATTTCCGGAGACAGCTAGGATCAATCATTCTTGCCGGCCGAATGCACAGCACGCTTGGAATGAGAAGCTGGCCGGGATGATGGTGCATGCTGTTCGAGAGATTAAGGAAGGCGAAGAGCTGACTTTGAGCTATATCGTTGGTGGACCTTCCGAAGAGCGTAAGAGCAATCTCAAGAACTTCTTCAACTTCGATTGCCATTGTGAGCTTTGCGACCTACCGACAGACGAGCGGGCGAAGAGCGATGAGCGACTGGGGAAAGCTCAGCAACTAGACGAAGCCATCGGAGATGCAAAGGTCGTCCGCCAAACCCCAGAACGAGCTCTCGAAGGCTGCCACGCATTGCTGCAGATCTACCAGGAAGAACAGATCCATGATCTTCGCCTACCGCGACTGTACTACGATGCGTTCCAGATCTGCGCAATGCATGGAGATCGGGCTCGGGCTGCGGTCTTCGCACGACGAGCTCGGGAGACGAGAATCATTTGTGAGGGTGTCGAAAGCACGGAAGCTGAGCGGCTGGATGTTCTGGCGCAAGATCCAACGAAATATGAAAATGCTGGTGTGACATCGAAATGGAAGTCGAGGCTTAGCGATGTTCCGGACGGGACTGGTGTTCTTGAGAGCTGGCTCTGGAGACAGAAAGTATGA
- a CDS encoding 37S ribosomal protein RSM18, mitochondrial, which produces MSLEHAFRRLAIRPSSVCRQCRRTIATSTQRQQQQSATGSFADLLSSSRDANRPMARRTAPTPTADRTATSPPAVASAPPPAEQPAARDNFALARQAVRDSNSSRIEQQNRQLVREAERGWSRKDLELQAVRKWTAGDVYSPHDLSGVEMSKWKKIRRKPRPKYDVIDQLGLDPLKLYRNFSIMSEYVTEMGRIKHSNDTGLRPVNQRKMAKAIRRSMGMGLMPGVHRHPEIIKKELENRRPSY; this is translated from the exons ATGTCGCTGGAACATGCGTTCAGGCGGCTGGCCATACGGCCCTCGTCGGTATGCCGCCAATGCCGACGGACGATAGCGACTTCGACACAGCGACAGCAACAGCAGTCGGCGACGGGATCCTTTGCTG ACCTGCTCTCCTCGTCGCGCGATGCAAATAGACCAATGGCACGCCGTACAGCGCCGACACCAACAGCGGATCGAACGGCGACATCGCCTCCTGCTGTCGCATCAGCACCACCCCCTGCAGAACAGCCCGCGGCACGCGACAACTTCGCTTTAGCCCGCCAGGCTGTCCGCGATTCCAACTCCAGCCGCATAGAACAGCAAAATCGCCAGCTCGTGCGAGAGGCCGAACGTGGATGGAGTCGCAAAGACCTCGAACTGCAAGCTGTTCGCAAGTGGACAGCCGGCGACGTCTACTCTCCCCACGATCTGTCTGGCGTGGAAATGTCAAAGTGGAAGAAGATCAGGAGGAAGCCGCGACCGAAGTACGATGTCATTGACCAGCTGGGTCTGGATCCTCTGAAGTTGTACAGGAACTTCAGTATCATGAGCGAGTACGTTACGGAGATGGGGAGGATCAAGCATAGCAATGATACGGGCTTAAGGCCTGTCAATCAGAGGAAGATGGCAAAGGCGATTAGGAGGTCGATGGGCATGGGTTTGATGCCCGGTGTGCATCGACATCCTGAGATTATCAAGAAGGAGCTGGAAAACAGGAGGCCGAGCTATTAG